Proteins encoded in a region of the Desertifilum tharense IPPAS B-1220 genome:
- a CDS encoding PAS domain S-box protein produces MVRSIDRLFGNMANASFFFSNPLFSGLNLDASPNFLQQLIECCPVGLILCRLDGTLVAVNSQLAQLLGRRVEELLSLTYWEITPETYLSAERSQFARLPNLQRYGPYEKEYWHQAGYTIPVQVSRVVLQHAGESLIWSSVTDISDRKQAEQRLLKHYHLLQSIIDSTPDAIFVRDLQGIYVISNSANSRLFGRTSPEVVGRSDAEFMPLEVAEKLWEVDRRIVQTGISENIEEVLTVGDVTYIFNSIKSVWRDAQGNPLGIVGISRDISDRKRAEQALRHYQETLEERVKQRTGDLTKANRKLVAEIVERQQIEKALRQSETREREKATHLEKALHDLQRTQAKLVQSEKMSSLGQLVAGIAHEINNPVNFIYGNITYTGQYVQDLFKLVELYQDCHAQSHPEIVAHIEAIDLEFVQEDLPRILESMRVGAERIREIVLSLRNFSRVDESQMKSVDIHEGLESTLLILQNRLKSKPNRPAINVVKTYSPLPKVECYPGQLNQVFMNVLCNAIDALEAKLESAEAAPANSSDSPTITISTEVRASDWVAISIADNGVGMSEQIQNQLFNLFFTTKPVGKGTGLGLPISYQIIVERHQGYLHCQSQIGQGTEFIIEIPLKQNHQKI; encoded by the coding sequence CTATGCCGCCTAGACGGGACTTTAGTCGCCGTTAACTCCCAGTTGGCGCAACTTCTCGGAAGAAGGGTCGAAGAACTTCTGAGCCTCACCTATTGGGAGATTACCCCAGAAACTTACCTGAGTGCAGAACGATCTCAGTTTGCTCGCTTGCCAAACCTCCAGCGTTACGGCCCTTATGAGAAAGAATATTGGCATCAAGCGGGCTACACCATTCCAGTTCAAGTTTCGCGAGTGGTGCTGCAACATGCTGGAGAAAGCTTAATTTGGTCTAGCGTTACCGATATTAGCGATCGCAAACAAGCCGAACAACGGCTCCTCAAACACTATCACCTGCTACAGTCCATTATCGACAGTACCCCAGACGCCATCTTTGTTCGAGACTTGCAGGGAATTTACGTCATCAGCAATTCTGCAAATTCTCGTCTGTTTGGCAGAACCTCCCCAGAAGTCGTCGGCAGAAGCGATGCAGAGTTTATGCCCTTAGAAGTCGCCGAAAAACTCTGGGAAGTGGATCGGCGCATCGTTCAAACCGGGATCTCGGAAAACATCGAAGAAGTCCTCACCGTAGGCGATGTCACCTATATTTTTAACAGCATTAAAAGCGTTTGGCGCGATGCCCAAGGCAACCCTTTAGGAATTGTGGGGATTTCTCGCGATATTAGCGATCGCAAACGCGCCGAACAAGCCCTGCGTCACTACCAAGAAACCCTCGAAGAACGGGTGAAACAGCGTACCGGCGATCTGACCAAAGCCAACCGCAAACTCGTTGCAGAAATTGTCGAACGCCAACAAATTGAAAAAGCCCTCCGCCAAAGCGAGACCCGCGAACGAGAAAAAGCCACCCACCTCGAAAAAGCATTGCACGATCTCCAGCGCACCCAAGCCAAACTCGTCCAAAGCGAAAAAATGTCTAGCCTAGGGCAATTAGTTGCTGGAATTGCCCATGAAATCAATAACCCCGTCAATTTTATTTACGGCAACATCACCTATACCGGTCAATATGTTCAAGACCTATTTAAGCTTGTTGAACTTTATCAAGATTGCCATGCCCAATCCCATCCCGAAATTGTCGCCCACATAGAAGCCATTGACCTAGAGTTTGTGCAAGAAGATCTGCCGCGAATCCTAGAATCTATGCGCGTAGGGGCAGAACGCATCCGGGAAATCGTCCTTTCATTGCGGAATTTCTCGCGAGTAGACGAATCTCAGATGAAATCGGTCGATATTCACGAAGGTTTAGAAAGCACGTTGCTAATTTTGCAAAATCGCCTGAAAAGCAAGCCCAATAGACCGGCCATTAACGTAGTCAAAACCTACAGCCCCTTGCCAAAAGTGGAATGCTATCCCGGCCAACTCAATCAGGTTTTTATGAATGTGCTTTGTAATGCCATTGATGCCCTGGAAGCCAAACTAGAATCTGCTGAGGCAGCGCCAGCAAATTCTAGCGACTCCCCAACCATTACCATCTCTACAGAGGTTCGCGCCTCCGACTGGGTGGCCATCTCCATCGCCGATAATGGGGTGGGAATGTCCGAACAGATCCAAAATCAGCTTTTTAACCTATTTTTTACAACCAAGCCTGTGGGTAAAGGAACAGGACTCGGTTTACCCATTAGCTATCAAATTATTGTGGAGCGGCATCAGGGATATCTCCATTGTCAAAGCCAAATTGGGCAAGGCACAGAATTTATTATTGAAATTCCCCTGAAGCAGAACCACCAGAAGATTTAG
- a CDS encoding transcriptional repressor, producing MPLYTASSLKAELNSKGWRLTPQRETILHVFQNLPRGNHLSAEELYNVLHKRGEQISLSTIYRTVKLMARMGILRELELAEGHKHYELNHPYPHHHHHLVCVQCNRTIEFRNDTILKQGVKQVDKMGLELIDCQLTIHTICPEALRRGWPAMLPSNWACSRAIAQTEELEEDLSEN from the coding sequence ATGCCGCTCTACACAGCTTCTTCCCTCAAAGCAGAGCTGAATTCCAAAGGCTGGCGTTTGACCCCGCAGCGAGAAACGATCCTGCACGTTTTTCAAAACCTGCCGAGGGGCAATCATCTCAGTGCGGAAGAACTTTATAACGTCCTGCACAAACGAGGCGAACAAATCAGTCTCTCAACGATTTACCGCACCGTTAAGTTGATGGCGCGAATGGGGATTTTACGAGAACTAGAGCTAGCAGAAGGCCATAAGCACTACGAACTCAACCATCCCTACCCGCATCACCATCATCATTTGGTCTGCGTGCAGTGTAACCGCACCATTGAGTTTAGAAATGACACGATTCTCAAGCAGGGGGTGAAGCAAGTCGATAAGATGGGCTTGGAACTGATTGATTGTCAGCTAACCATTCACACGATTTGCCCGGAAGCCTTGCGGAGAGGGTGGCCGGCGATGTTACCGAGCAATTGGGCTTGTTCGAGAGCGATCGCCCAAACTGAGGAACTTGAAGAAGACCTAAGCGAGAACTAA
- a CDS encoding DUF1636 domain-containing protein: MNIRHTLFVCTSCATVWKDGKPQGRSGGEVFLESLTQLHQTWELQGEFPIKAVQCMSACSHPCAVSFTAVGKHTYLFGDLPISEESLSTTAAAVLECADRYYNKTDGLLPWSERPEPLKKGIIARIPPIDI, from the coding sequence ATGAACATTCGCCATACATTATTTGTTTGTACCAGTTGCGCCACAGTCTGGAAAGACGGCAAACCCCAAGGCAGAAGCGGGGGAGAGGTTTTCTTAGAGTCCTTAACTCAATTGCATCAAACCTGGGAATTACAAGGAGAATTCCCGATCAAAGCCGTGCAATGTATGAGTGCGTGCAGCCATCCCTGCGCGGTTTCTTTTACTGCGGTTGGCAAACATACTTACTTATTTGGAGACTTGCCCATCAGTGAAGAAAGTTTGTCAACTACAGCCGCCGCAGTTTTAGAATGTGCCGATCGATATTACAACAAAACAGACGGATTATTACCCTGGTCGGAACGTCCCGAACCCTTGAAAAAAGGGATTATTGCCAGAATTCCTCCGATTGATATCTAA